The following are encoded together in the Flavihumibacter fluvii genome:
- a CDS encoding type II toxin-antitoxin system VapC family toxin: MDANILLDITLKRESYPISKKIIELVLQREVQAFITPSIVHILGYWLAKAYGNAKAKELLLSLRADIKVIDTNHEITVIALHSKIRDIEDALQYYTAIQLKLDYFISRDKSLLKDAIPSLPVYTPDEFLKLTLSA; encoded by the coding sequence CTGGACGCAAATATTTTATTAGATATTACACTTAAACGGGAGTCGTATCCTATTTCAAAAAAAATCATAGAACTGGTATTACAGCGAGAGGTACAGGCTTTTATTACTCCTTCCATTGTTCATATCCTGGGGTACTGGTTGGCGAAAGCCTACGGTAATGCTAAGGCAAAAGAATTACTGCTGAGCTTGCGGGCAGACATTAAGGTAATTGATACAAACCATGAAATAACAGTGATAGCATTACATTCTAAAATCAGGGATATTGAAGATGCGCTTCAATATTATACGGCCATTCAACTTAAATTAGATTATTTTATCAGTCGGGATAAATCATTATTGAAAGATGCTATTCCCTCTTTACCCGTGTATACCCCGGATGAATTCCTGAAACTTACTCTTTCAGCCTAA
- a CDS encoding c-type cytochrome, which yields MKASFHVAGLLLVVFIASCADRVDKEPAINPLLGAGFGISATTLIVKDLDSTSKYFAKVLGFKMPDKFQQGMYAGTRSAAISFPDFSALELIAVDDSGPAAKQRPAFINAYLKQFEGLRVYSLYTSSVDSTRNWLNAQGFKIDTPQSGRITAEMPKGWDWDDGGPQFRSIAFNTANPSAYLPGFLEVMGMPYEEIQSEWRPYSWRKYYDEHPNGVLCIAELRVVVKDLDAARKEFKKMGLWELAATDSTAVFKVAHNHKLQLATPKTPGDELGRFLQARGPGVYAIGFEVKNLSATQEFLKKTLPAKAMVRDTISKRLIVLKEYTHGVQFEFMQESKEQAALAKIYSFKEGTKLDTASLRHAAGIYVKYCALCHGKNREGNAADFAPSLRSHALMATTQLPRSSYNFLSHTITYGRTGTAMAPYAKSQGGPLDGDDIELLIHWLHELSGVKKPIEMSIKPVTGNIALGNTLYARHCASCHGKKGEGIRAPALGNPILLATASDDFLRYTISEGRDSTAMPSFKDSLSKQEINAITAFLRSRASGWNAPAAVAVKHPLPKDYIIHPNNKAPKFTLRQDLYVPAAQLAKALKDSSRMIMLDARSEAAWHQSHIPGAVSVPYYKEPDKFIKDLPNDSTLIVVYCACPHAASNQVVNTLKRFGYKHTAILDEGILVWTQRGYPVQNGEGSTGKK from the coding sequence GTGAAAGCATCCTTTCATGTGGCAGGACTCTTGCTTGTTGTTTTTATTGCGTCCTGCGCTGACAGGGTGGACAAAGAACCTGCAATCAACCCGCTACTAGGCGCGGGATTTGGCATTAGCGCTACGACGCTGATCGTGAAAGACCTGGACAGCACCAGTAAATATTTCGCTAAAGTGCTCGGCTTCAAGATGCCCGATAAATTCCAGCAGGGCATGTATGCCGGTACTCGTAGCGCCGCGATTAGCTTTCCCGACTTTTCTGCACTTGAACTGATAGCAGTTGATGATAGCGGTCCCGCTGCAAAACAACGACCTGCTTTTATCAATGCGTACCTAAAGCAATTTGAAGGCCTGCGGGTCTATTCTTTGTACACATCTTCGGTGGACTCAACACGTAACTGGCTCAATGCACAGGGATTTAAAATCGATACGCCACAGTCCGGCCGCATTACGGCCGAAATGCCCAAGGGGTGGGACTGGGATGATGGCGGCCCTCAGTTTCGAAGCATCGCTTTTAATACCGCGAACCCGTCTGCCTACCTGCCGGGATTTTTAGAAGTTATGGGCATGCCCTATGAAGAAATACAGAGCGAATGGAGGCCTTACTCCTGGCGCAAGTATTACGACGAGCATCCAAATGGTGTATTGTGTATCGCTGAATTGCGCGTGGTGGTAAAAGACCTGGATGCCGCACGCAAAGAATTTAAAAAGATGGGGTTGTGGGAACTGGCTGCAACCGACAGTACGGCGGTTTTTAAAGTGGCGCATAACCACAAATTGCAATTGGCCACTCCCAAAACACCCGGCGATGAACTGGGTAGATTTTTACAGGCACGCGGTCCCGGGGTATATGCGATCGGCTTTGAAGTAAAAAACCTTTCAGCCACACAGGAGTTCCTGAAAAAGACATTACCGGCAAAGGCAATGGTGCGTGATACTATATCAAAACGTTTGATCGTATTGAAGGAGTATACACACGGGGTTCAATTTGAATTCATGCAGGAATCAAAGGAGCAGGCGGCACTGGCGAAGATTTACAGTTTCAAGGAAGGGACGAAACTCGACACAGCATCGCTCAGGCATGCAGCCGGTATCTATGTAAAATACTGTGCCTTATGCCATGGTAAAAACCGCGAGGGCAATGCAGCCGATTTTGCGCCATCCTTACGTTCCCATGCCCTGATGGCAACCACCCAATTGCCCAGATCCAGCTATAATTTCCTGAGCCATACCATTACCTACGGACGCACTGGAACAGCCATGGCACCCTATGCGAAAAGCCAGGGCGGCCCACTGGATGGTGATGATATCGAATTATTAATACATTGGCTGCACGAATTAAGCGGCGTGAAAAAGCCGATCGAAATGTCGATAAAACCGGTCACCGGGAATATAGCGCTCGGCAATACTTTATATGCCAGACACTGCGCATCCTGCCATGGCAAAAAAGGAGAGGGCATCCGTGCGCCTGCGCTGGGGAATCCTATCCTGCTGGCTACGGCAAGCGATGATTTCTTGCGGTATACCATTTCTGAAGGCCGGGATAGTACGGCTATGCCTTCTTTCAAAGACAGTCTCAGCAAGCAGGAAATAAATGCGATCACGGCCTTCCTCCGAAGCCGCGCTTCAGGATGGAATGCCCCCGCTGCAGTTGCCGTAAAACATCCGCTGCCCAAGGATTATATCATCCATCCAAATAACAAGGCGCCAAAATTTACCCTGCGGCAAGACCTTTACGTGCCTGCTGCACAACTGGCAAAAGCATTAAAAGACAGTTCGCGTATGATCATGCTCGACGCCAGGTCGGAAGCGGCCTGGCACCAGTCGCATATCCCGGGTGCAGTTTCTGTGCCGTATTATAAAGAGCCTGACAAATTCATTAAGGATCTTCCTAACGACAGTACCCTGATCGTTGTGTATTGCGCCTGTCCACATGCCGCATCAAACCAGGTCGTAAATACCCTGAAACGGTTTGGCTATAAACATACCGCCATCCTGGATGAAGGAATATTGGTATGGACACAGCGGGGTTATCCTGTTCAAAACGGGGAAGGTAGTACCGGTAAAAAATAA
- a CDS encoding DUF4386 domain-containing protein, protein MTSTSAQKQSLTTARITGVWYLVLAISGMVGFLLLHPKIYISADPEKTLANLTMHVTLARIRLLLEFAIILSQALAAVWFYKLFKPVSDWGAWALGVWGMMNAAAILLSAISMGSAIEIAISSNLPKDDKIVSIQLLGQLIKHSWGAGGLFFGLWLLPMGYMVVLSKRMPVWLGRFLILGGIGYILSTFATYSGFVNPWLEYIVIPATIGEFWMIGYLLLFGIRPLVEQSEV, encoded by the coding sequence ATGACATCAACCAGTGCGCAAAAACAATCATTAACCACTGCAAGAATTACAGGAGTATGGTACCTGGTCCTGGCAATTTCCGGAATGGTGGGTTTTTTGCTATTACACCCGAAGATTTATATATCAGCCGATCCGGAAAAAACGCTGGCAAATTTGACCATGCATGTTACCCTCGCCAGGATCAGGCTTCTGCTGGAATTTGCCATAATTCTATCGCAGGCGCTTGCGGCTGTTTGGTTCTATAAACTGTTTAAACCTGTCAGTGATTGGGGCGCCTGGGCTTTAGGGGTATGGGGGATGATGAACGCTGCAGCAATACTGCTTAGTGCAATTTCCATGGGTTCTGCCATTGAAATTGCCATATCTTCCAACTTGCCTAAGGACGATAAAATTGTATCGATCCAACTCCTGGGACAGCTCATCAAACATTCGTGGGGAGCTGGTGGCCTGTTTTTTGGTCTTTGGCTTTTACCGATGGGCTATATGGTCGTTTTGTCAAAAAGAATGCCTGTATGGTTAGGTCGCTTCCTGATCTTAGGTGGTATTGGTTATATCCTGAGCACATTTGCAACATATAGCGGATTCGTGAATCCCTGGTTGGAATATATAGTAATTCCGGCAACTATTGGGGAATTCTGGATGATCGGCTATCTGTTGTTATTTGGGATTCGGCCATTAGTAGAACAATCTGAGGTGTGA
- a CDS encoding TonB-dependent receptor — MHKNRNKNHLFFAFFPLLLGILMSFPASAQQKFTFSGYVKDSLSGENLIGASVAINGKGKGVNSNTYGFFSITLPRDRYDITISYTGYETLRFTLELDRDVQRNQVLSPKITTNEEVVVYAKRKDGNVRNAQMGKIDLSISQVKSLPVLFGEVDILKTLQLLPGVRNAGEGNAGFYVRGGGPDQNLIMLDDAVVYNTGHLFGFFSIFNSDAIKNVSLIKGGMPAQYGGRLSSVLDIAMKDGNLKKIEVEGGIGLIASRLSIQGPIKKDKASFIVSARRTYIDALVKPFVPKSSSFYGSGYYFYDLNTKVNYKFSDKDRLYLSGYFGRDVFDFNNNQRAFSANIPWGNATATVRWNHLFHKKLFSNTTLVFNDYNFAFNAVQNNLAFNVSSGIKDLTAKFDMDYYPNPQHKMRWGLQYTYHTFKPNLVSGRTDSIDFTPNNAQKKYANEVGLYLQDDWEVSDKFQVSAGLRYSGFTQVGPFTQYERDQNGNKLDSIVYGSGKKVQQYGGLEPRLTMRFSINDATSIKASVTRNYQYIHLVSNAGSTLPTDLWVPSTLRVRPQLSWQYAAGFFKNLKDNKYETSVELYYKQMQNQIEYREGYTPSLKDPEEEFVFGNGWSYGAEFFVRKNTGRFTGWVGYTLSWTWRKFPDLNNNEKYKARYDRRHDISVVGTYELNKKWKLSGVFVYGTGSATTLPERFYFISGVLTQEYSRINQYRLEPYHRLDLSAIYTPVQKKPRKVKSSWVFSIYNVYSRLNPYFIYYDQTGSANEGTLKVEAKQVSLFPIIPSVTWNFKF; from the coding sequence ATGCATAAAAACAGGAATAAGAATCATCTATTTTTCGCTTTTTTCCCCCTTCTTTTGGGCATTTTGATGAGTTTTCCGGCATCCGCCCAGCAAAAATTCACTTTCAGCGGATATGTTAAAGATTCCTTATCCGGGGAAAACCTGATCGGCGCCTCTGTAGCCATAAACGGTAAAGGCAAGGGGGTGAACAGCAATACCTATGGTTTTTTTTCAATTACCCTTCCCCGTGACCGTTATGATATAACCATTTCCTATACCGGCTATGAAACACTCCGGTTTACGCTTGAACTTGACCGTGATGTTCAGCGGAACCAGGTGCTTTCACCAAAAATAACTACCAATGAAGAGGTGGTGGTTTATGCAAAAAGAAAGGATGGTAATGTTCGCAATGCCCAGATGGGTAAGATCGACCTCAGTATCAGCCAGGTGAAGTCCCTTCCGGTCCTGTTTGGAGAGGTGGATATCCTTAAAACCCTGCAATTACTACCCGGTGTGCGCAATGCCGGTGAAGGTAACGCCGGATTTTATGTCCGTGGCGGCGGTCCCGACCAGAACCTGATCATGCTGGATGATGCCGTGGTGTATAATACAGGCCATCTTTTTGGTTTCTTTTCCATTTTTAATTCCGATGCCATCAAGAACGTAAGCCTCATTAAAGGCGGGATGCCGGCCCAGTATGGCGGCCGGCTTTCTTCCGTGCTGGATATTGCGATGAAAGACGGTAACCTCAAGAAAATTGAGGTGGAAGGGGGGATCGGGCTGATCGCTTCCAGGCTGTCTATCCAGGGGCCAATCAAAAAAGACAAAGCTTCCTTTATTGTTTCGGCACGGCGCACCTATATTGATGCGCTGGTTAAACCCTTTGTTCCCAAAAGCAGTTCATTCTATGGATCCGGATATTATTTTTACGACCTTAATACCAAGGTGAATTATAAGTTCTCCGACAAGGACCGGCTCTACCTGAGTGGGTATTTTGGCCGGGATGTATTTGATTTCAATAACAACCAACGCGCTTTCAGTGCAAACATTCCCTGGGGAAATGCCACCGCAACCGTACGCTGGAACCACCTGTTTCACAAGAAACTCTTTTCCAATACCACACTGGTCTTTAATGACTACAATTTTGCCTTCAACGCTGTACAGAATAACCTGGCCTTTAATGTCAGCTCAGGTATTAAGGACCTGACCGCGAAATTTGATATGGATTATTATCCAAATCCGCAGCATAAAATGCGCTGGGGATTGCAATACACCTACCATACTTTTAAGCCCAACCTTGTTTCCGGGCGGACAGATTCAATTGATTTCACCCCAAATAATGCGCAGAAAAAATATGCAAATGAAGTCGGATTGTACCTGCAGGATGACTGGGAGGTTTCCGATAAATTCCAGGTGAGTGCCGGCTTGCGGTATAGCGGCTTTACCCAGGTGGGCCCGTTTACACAATATGAACGCGACCAGAATGGCAATAAACTGGATAGTATTGTTTACGGTAGCGGAAAAAAAGTGCAGCAATACGGTGGGCTGGAACCACGGCTGACTATGCGTTTTAGTATAAATGATGCCACTTCCATCAAAGCTTCGGTGACCAGGAATTACCAGTATATCCACCTGGTGAGCAATGCCGGATCTACATTGCCAACCGACCTGTGGGTACCCAGTACACTACGGGTCCGGCCACAGTTAAGCTGGCAATACGCAGCTGGATTTTTCAAGAACCTGAAGGATAATAAATACGAAACATCTGTTGAACTGTATTATAAGCAAATGCAGAACCAGATCGAATACCGGGAAGGATATACGCCTTCTTTAAAAGATCCGGAAGAAGAATTTGTATTTGGGAATGGCTGGAGTTATGGTGCGGAATTTTTTGTGCGTAAGAATACCGGCCGGTTTACAGGTTGGGTGGGATATACGCTGAGCTGGACCTGGCGCAAATTTCCCGACCTCAACAACAATGAGAAATACAAGGCCAGGTATGACCGGCGGCATGATATTTCCGTAGTGGGCACCTATGAATTGAACAAGAAATGGAAACTATCGGGGGTTTTTGTGTATGGTACCGGAAGCGCCACAACTTTACCAGAGCGGTTTTATTTCATCAGTGGGGTACTCACCCAGGAGTATAGCCGAATTAACCAATATCGTTTGGAGCCCTATCACCGCCTTGATTTATCTGCTATTTACACACCCGTGCAGAAAAAGCCCCGTAAAGTCAAAAGCAGTTGGGTGTTCAGTATATACAATGTGTACAGCCGCCTGAACCCATATTTCATCTATTACGACCAGACAGGCAGCGCTAATGAAGGAACATTAAAAGTTGAAGCCAAACAGGTGTCGCTGTTCCCGATTATTCCGAGTGTGACCTGGAACTTTAAGTTTTGA
- the abc-f gene encoding ribosomal protection-like ABC-F family protein, whose translation MLVGLQNVTFEFGARVIVSDATWHIQPGERIGLIGYNGTGKSTLLKVLVGEYLPSSGTVEKSRGTTIGYLHQDLLSFDTNQSILEVALSAFEKVQLLEKEIDRLGKLLEATGDEKTLHDYSDALHELELMGGYDIHHRTEEVLHGLGFSQEDIARPYKEFSGGWRMRVLLAKMILQQPDLLLLDEPTNHLDLPSIEWLEKYLLHYKGSVVIVSHDKFFLNRMINKVVEVYQKQLHFYNGNYEFYETEKAMRVELQMRAFENQQDYIRQQERFIERFRAKATKAAAAQSAMKRLDKIDRIEEVEIERPNIKINFRIDKTPGKVLCELKHVTKRFGSNTIVENTSAEIERGDKIALIGANGKGKSTLLRIIAGVEKFDGERKWGHNVDESFYAQHQLEALDLNNTLLEEMKACGSQKTEQELRTLLGCFLFSGDDTDKKIKVLSGGEKARVALAKTIVSKANFLMLDEPTNHLDMHSVELLVESLNKYEGSFILVSHDRYFISKAANKIWEIVDHEIKEFKGTYAEWIEWKERMARLAPKPEKSAAPAVAEKIAPAAVIEKPAPNKPFNKDLQKELQRLQKQFSQLEEKIARSKEKKVQLESALADPAIYSEKSKFSEAEQAYKKHQADLEILNKEYESIFEKILQLESEIE comes from the coding sequence ATGTTAGTAGGTTTACAAAATGTTACGTTTGAATTTGGTGCGCGGGTGATCGTTTCCGACGCTACCTGGCATATACAGCCCGGTGAAAGAATTGGCCTGATCGGATATAATGGTACAGGGAAATCTACCCTGCTTAAAGTCCTGGTCGGTGAATACTTACCCTCTTCCGGGACGGTAGAAAAAAGCCGGGGCACCACCATTGGTTACCTGCACCAGGACCTCCTGAGTTTTGATACCAACCAATCCATCCTGGAGGTTGCCCTTAGTGCTTTTGAAAAAGTCCAGCTTCTTGAAAAAGAGATTGATCGGCTGGGAAAGTTACTGGAAGCCACCGGTGATGAAAAAACCCTGCACGATTATAGTGATGCCCTGCATGAACTGGAATTGATGGGTGGTTATGATATCCACCACAGGACCGAAGAAGTATTGCATGGACTTGGTTTTTCCCAGGAAGACATTGCAAGGCCCTATAAGGAGTTCTCCGGTGGATGGCGGATGCGGGTATTACTCGCTAAAATGATCCTGCAGCAACCCGATTTATTATTATTAGATGAACCTACCAATCACCTTGATCTTCCGTCAATTGAGTGGCTTGAAAAGTATTTGCTGCACTATAAGGGTTCAGTGGTGATCGTGAGCCATGATAAGTTCTTTTTGAACCGCATGATCAACAAAGTGGTAGAGGTCTACCAGAAGCAATTGCATTTCTACAATGGCAATTATGAGTTTTATGAAACCGAAAAAGCCATGCGGGTAGAATTACAAATGCGGGCTTTTGAGAACCAGCAGGATTATATCCGCCAGCAGGAAAGGTTTATTGAAAGGTTCCGGGCAAAAGCCACAAAAGCGGCTGCGGCCCAAAGTGCCATGAAGCGACTCGATAAGATCGACCGCATTGAGGAAGTGGAAATAGAGCGCCCGAATATCAAAATCAATTTCAGGATCGATAAAACGCCGGGAAAGGTCCTTTGTGAACTGAAACACGTGACCAAGCGATTTGGTAGCAATACCATTGTTGAAAACACTTCGGCAGAGATCGAGCGGGGCGATAAAATTGCCTTAATTGGCGCCAACGGAAAAGGAAAATCCACCTTACTGCGCATCATCGCCGGGGTGGAAAAATTTGATGGCGAACGGAAATGGGGCCATAATGTGGACGAGAGTTTTTATGCCCAGCACCAGCTGGAAGCGCTGGACCTGAACAATACCCTGCTGGAAGAAATGAAGGCTTGCGGCAGCCAGAAGACAGAACAGGAATTGCGTACCCTCCTGGGCTGCTTCCTGTTCAGCGGAGATGATACCGATAAAAAGATCAAGGTATTGAGCGGAGGGGAAAAAGCCCGCGTAGCCCTGGCCAAGACCATTGTGAGCAAGGCGAATTTCCTGATGCTGGATGAACCAACCAACCACCTTGATATGCATTCGGTAGAACTGCTTGTTGAATCCCTCAATAAATATGAAGGCAGTTTCATCCTGGTGAGCCACGACCGTTATTTTATCAGTAAAGCAGCCAATAAGATCTGGGAAATCGTGGACCACGAGATCAAGGAATTTAAAGGTACCTATGCGGAATGGATAGAGTGGAAAGAACGAATGGCCAGGTTAGCACCAAAACCAGAAAAAAGTGCTGCACCTGCCGTTGCAGAAAAAATCGCGCCAGCAGCGGTCATAGAAAAACCAGCACCCAATAAACCCTTCAATAAAGACCTGCAAAAGGAACTGCAAAGACTGCAAAAACAATTCAGCCAGCTGGAAGAAAAAATTGCCCGGTCCAAGGAGAAAAAGGTGCAGTTGGAAAGTGCCTTAGCCGACCCGGCGATCTATTCTGAAAAATCAAAATTTTCAGAGGCTGAACAGGCGTATAAAAAGCACCAGGCCGATTTAGAAATTCTTAACAAGGAATACGAAAGCATTTTTGAGAAGATCCTGCAACTCGAAAGTGAAATAGAGTAA
- a CDS encoding patatin-like phospholipase family protein, which produces MRTWTLAIRSLLILVCFQSVIAYPQQSHRPKIGLTLSGGGAKGLSHIGILKAIDSAGLQVDYVTGTSMGAIVGSLYAQGYSGDTILKISQQLDWNILLSNKSSLDAFIMEEKSEYGRYALELPMQNGRFSIPSGVLEAEELWLKFDELYFPVYGIRQFDQLKRPFKCIATDLATGEAVVLEKGDLISAVRASMAIPSVFTAVTIDNKKLVDGGLIRNFPASDLKKMGADIIIGSNVSSGLLTSEKLTSPVQILMQIAFFKEAETTKKEIELCNYYISHPLEKYTAASFSSSDSITAIGLELGKMYYPVFKRLADSLNAIYGVPQAIKLPEPASKITIRNIITDSLRYISQSFLRRMLGLKEGNAYSAKQLEDGIRQAYGTRYFSRLYYQLEPVEPGVADMRLIAEENAPIAAKLAINYNSFSNIMLIANMSIRDLIGKPSITSATVGLSENPRVRLEHTMIFGTKKIPMASVSEIYAERQDFSQYKSYKPVGSYRQSNLYFDTRLQLAFKRQQMYAVGLHWENVNLKPLSETVLDVQGKNNYFQGYFRYEYNTHDRLFLPRKGTYFLLEPSVIVSNPKDIVFISNGERILNLDSVGLKTGSFMRLRMQVQKVVPLGHRHYITLQGEAAGNFNSTQFIFHDFVLGGLQPMIRNQVTFTGLADASVRTNSLLKGAVNWRYQFSGSVYAGLTFNLMYHSFLREDFYNNPDKLLSGYGLTLGIESPVGPLEFTFMYCDQSKVLKNYVNLGFRFSRGMF; this is translated from the coding sequence ATGCGTACATGGACCTTAGCTATTCGCAGCCTCCTTATTCTAGTTTGTTTTCAGTCAGTAATTGCCTATCCGCAACAATCCCATCGCCCCAAAATAGGGTTGACGCTAAGCGGTGGTGGTGCAAAAGGCCTCTCACATATTGGTATACTCAAAGCCATTGATTCAGCCGGGTTACAGGTTGATTATGTAACCGGCACCTCCATGGGTGCCATTGTCGGCAGCCTTTATGCACAGGGGTATTCTGGCGATACAATTTTGAAAATCTCGCAGCAGCTGGACTGGAATATCCTGCTCAGTAATAAATCTTCGCTGGATGCCTTCATCATGGAGGAGAAAAGTGAGTATGGCCGCTATGCACTGGAACTTCCCATGCAAAATGGCCGCTTCAGCATTCCTTCAGGTGTGTTGGAAGCTGAAGAGCTTTGGCTAAAATTTGATGAACTGTATTTTCCGGTCTATGGGATCCGGCAGTTCGACCAGTTAAAAAGGCCCTTTAAATGTATTGCCACAGACCTGGCTACGGGCGAAGCCGTGGTTTTGGAAAAAGGCGACCTGATCAGTGCAGTTAGGGCCAGCATGGCCATCCCATCGGTATTTACAGCGGTTACCATTGATAATAAAAAGCTGGTGGATGGCGGTTTGATCCGCAATTTCCCCGCCAGTGACCTTAAGAAAATGGGTGCGGATATCATTATCGGGAGTAATGTAAGCTCGGGATTATTGACCTCAGAAAAACTCACCTCTCCGGTCCAGATCCTGATGCAGATCGCCTTTTTTAAAGAAGCCGAAACAACTAAAAAAGAAATTGAACTCTGCAACTACTATATCAGCCATCCCCTTGAAAAATATACTGCAGCCAGTTTTAGCAGCAGTGATAGTATTACGGCAATTGGGCTTGAATTGGGGAAAATGTATTACCCGGTTTTCAAAAGACTGGCCGATTCACTGAATGCGATTTACGGGGTTCCGCAAGCAATTAAACTTCCTGAACCCGCATCCAAAATCACGATCAGGAATATTATTACAGATAGCCTTCGGTACATCAGCCAGTCCTTTTTAAGAAGGATGCTGGGATTGAAAGAAGGCAATGCTTACTCCGCCAAACAATTGGAAGATGGTATCCGCCAGGCTTATGGCACCAGGTATTTTAGCCGCCTGTATTACCAGCTGGAACCTGTTGAACCAGGCGTTGCAGATATGCGGCTGATCGCTGAGGAGAATGCACCTATTGCTGCAAAACTGGCCATCAATTATAATTCATTCAGTAATATCATGCTCATCGCCAACATGAGTATCCGTGATTTGATTGGCAAACCCAGTATAACATCAGCTACTGTTGGATTATCTGAAAATCCAAGGGTCAGGCTGGAACATACCATGATCTTCGGGACAAAGAAAATCCCTATGGCATCGGTATCTGAAATTTATGCGGAACGACAGGATTTTTCCCAGTACAAATCCTATAAACCTGTTGGGAGTTATCGCCAGTCGAACCTTTATTTTGATACCCGGCTCCAGTTGGCATTTAAAAGACAGCAAATGTACGCCGTTGGATTACACTGGGAAAATGTGAACCTGAAACCATTATCGGAAACCGTCCTGGATGTGCAGGGCAAGAACAATTATTTCCAGGGTTATTTCCGGTATGAGTATAATACCCACGACCGGTTATTCCTGCCTCGAAAGGGTACGTATTTTTTATTGGAACCTTCAGTCATTGTCAGCAACCCCAAAGACATCGTTTTCATTTCAAATGGTGAAAGGATCCTCAACCTGGATTCCGTTGGACTCAAGACCGGGAGTTTCATGCGATTGCGGATGCAGGTCCAGAAAGTGGTGCCATTAGGGCACCGGCATTATATCACCTTGCAGGGGGAAGCAGCCGGCAACTTCAATAGTACACAATTCATTTTCCATGATTTTGTGTTAGGCGGCCTGCAGCCTATGATCCGGAACCAGGTAACTTTTACCGGCCTTGCGGATGCATCTGTCAGAACGAACAGTCTCCTCAAAGGTGCGGTCAACTGGCGGTACCAGTTTTCAGGCAGTGTATATGCCGGACTTACCTTTAATCTGATGTACCATTCCTTTTTAAGAGAGGATTTTTATAACAATCCGGATAAACTCCTGAGTGGTTACGGGCTAACACTCGGAATTGAATCGCCGGTAGGTCCGCTGGAATTCACTTTTATGTACTGCGACCAAAGTAAGGTGCTCAAAAACTATGTGAACCTGGGCTTCAGGTTTTCGAGGGGAATGTTCTGA
- a CDS encoding threonine aldolase family protein, with the protein MAAFDRRKFLQASGLSLIPAMIPFTPAFSSATLTGQFIPPDPAIKFFGDGEMFEPAAYLEQLNMANAKSPLEKDRYGHGGAVTALEKKFEEITGKEKAMFMPSGTMANQLAISVLSGSNTKVFVQETSHVFRDEGDAAQSVFQKRLVPLAKGETYFTAEALQKAIESLDSEEVFKSGVGAVSVENPVRRSDGRMVPIEEIRKISLYCRNNNIKLHLDGARIYMAAARTGISIKEYAAYFDTIYISLYKYLGASAGAILCGPNTVMEKMEHLVKIHGGSMYGNWLNAAMALHRLDGLETRLQDAYAMGEKVFAALNKIPGIRISPLDGGSNMFAMQLEVSIDAKKMHETLVKDFRILYPRPGANNQTLLSLNETILYRDADYIMAAFKKSVTR; encoded by the coding sequence ATGGCAGCATTTGACAGAAGGAAATTCCTGCAGGCAAGCGGATTATCCCTGATCCCTGCGATGATCCCTTTTACGCCTGCATTTAGTAGTGCAACCCTGACCGGTCAATTCATCCCGCCTGATCCTGCTATCAAATTCTTCGGTGACGGTGAAATGTTTGAACCAGCCGCCTACCTGGAACAATTAAACATGGCCAATGCCAAAAGCCCGCTTGAAAAAGACAGGTATGGCCATGGCGGGGCTGTAACAGCACTTGAAAAGAAGTTTGAAGAAATAACCGGAAAGGAAAAAGCCATGTTCATGCCAAGCGGCACAATGGCTAACCAGTTGGCCATTTCAGTTTTAAGTGGCAGTAACACCAAAGTTTTTGTGCAGGAAACCAGCCATGTTTTTCGGGATGAAGGCGATGCTGCCCAATCGGTATTTCAAAAAAGGCTGGTCCCGCTGGCAAAAGGGGAAACTTATTTTACGGCTGAAGCTTTACAAAAAGCCATCGAATCCCTCGATAGTGAAGAAGTGTTTAAAAGTGGTGTGGGCGCAGTGTCGGTCGAAAACCCGGTAAGGCGCAGTGATGGCCGAATGGTTCCCATAGAAGAGATCCGCAAGATCAGTCTGTATTGCAGGAATAATAACATCAAACTGCACCTGGATGGCGCAAGGATCTATATGGCCGCAGCCCGCACGGGGATCAGCATAAAGGAATATGCGGCCTATTTTGATACCATCTACATTTCATTATACAAATACCTTGGTGCCAGCGCCGGTGCCATATTATGCGGACCTAATACCGTAATGGAGAAAATGGAACACCTGGTGAAAATACACGGCGGATCTATGTATGGCAACTGGCTGAATGCCGCCATGGCATTGCATCGGCTCGATGGATTGGAGACCAGGCTACAGGATGCTTATGCAATGGGAGAAAAGGTATTCGCTGCACTCAACAAAATTCCCGGAATCAGGATCAGCCCGCTGGATGGTGGATCTAATATGTTCGCAATGCAACTGGAGGTATCGATTGACGCTAAAAAAATGCATGAAACACTGGTGAAGGATTTTCGGATATTGTATCCCAGGCCAGGTGCAAATAATCAAACCCTGCTGTCCCTGAATGAAACAATATTATACCGTGATGCGGATTATATTATGGCTGCTTTTAAAAAATCGGTGACCAGGTAA